A DNA window from Bombus huntii isolate Logan2020A chromosome 10, iyBomHunt1.1, whole genome shotgun sequence contains the following coding sequences:
- the LOC126870040 gene encoding transferrin isoform X1: MPVGRSSKMDIRLFVLLFFFAFVHQSINAENLKLCVVESIHTTKRVRELCKQLVISGSQVECVIGNDRFNCLRRLTMAKADFTVMEPEDLVAASAYNEYNILVTNELRMLPDEKQRYEMVVIVSKDVRNIWDVKGKRFCHPGLDTTDDWTNAFSTYFDEWVILRKCDPDKTLLENRMDGLSNFFEAACIAGAWTADTTYDSKLKSKYRNLCAACDNPVGCYTNDAYYGREGALFCLTDNAGDIAWVRLNDTLLHFKTERISKENYKYLCPDGTTRPVKLDKPCVWITKPWPMVVARSEVAEKVEKMMSSLKMDKFSSILRQLLENYHPTPVSTDTLETPEDFLTRFPRFMTANNRATCHPSRRVKWCVASNLEENKCRWLREASIVYGVEPAISCIQELSRAGCLKTLKTERADIFVAKPEELFDARKMGLKTIVQVVPKRNNDFVRIAAIVQQDSWIKSLRDLKGVKACFTGYRDVGWYAFVAALKNISGTKSYCSDTEAVANFFTESSVVGLSDSDGQMPYNLHALNIQANGVGKDLIAFDCMMSDVGDVAFVDLKNIEGKIGNPGYQTRNNKYRTLCLNEVDSDETCLLTWAPLGMVITHENITDVRREEIYSMLLEMDKLFGITFKGPTPAFSMYGIYDSNHSIIFPDETQHLQLEVHQIQRVASYPVIIDDLVKQVNCNGAAYLNFHYSYMKVIYILIVMLSKLQIT; this comes from the exons ATGCCGGTGGGAAGGTCGTCAAAGATGGATATTCGATTATTTGTTTTACTCTTCTTCTTCGCGTTTGTTCATCAAAGTATCAACGCtgaaaatt TGAAACTATGCGTGGTCGAGAGCATTCATACAACAAAAAGGGTCCGCGAACTTTGCAAGCAGTTGGTAATCTCAGGGAGTCAGGTAGAGTGTGTTATAGGAAATGATAG GTTTAATTGCCTGCGGCGATTGACCATGGCCAAAGCCGACTTTACCGTAATGGAACCGGAAGATCTGGTCGCAGCATCCGCGTACAACGAATACAACATTCTAGTCACGAACGAGCTAAGAATGCTTCCAGATG AGAAGCAACGTTATGAGATGGTAGTCATAGTATCTAAGGATGTGAGGAATATTTGGGACGTTAAGGGTAAGAGATTCTGTCATCCTGGACTGGATACCACCGATGATTGGACCAATGCATTTTCTACG TACTTTGACGAATGGGTAATATTGAGAAAATGTGATCCGGATAAGACGTTGTTGGAGAATCGAATGGACGGTTTGTCGAATTTCTTCGAAGCAGCTTGTATTGCTGGCGCTTGGACCGCCGATACCACATATGATAGTAAATTAA AATCGAAGTATAGGAATCTTTGCGCCGCGTGCGATAATCCAGTCGGCTGTTATACGAATGATGCCTATTACGGTCGCGAAGGTGCTTTATTCTGCCTCACTGATAACGCAGGTGACATTGCCTGGGTTAGATTAAATGATACCCTGCTGCATTTTAAG ACGGAACGGATCAGTAAAGAAAATTACAAGTATCTTTGTCCGGATGGTACGACGAGGCCCGTGAAACTTGACAAACCATGCGTATGGATAACAAAACCATGGCCGATGGTCGTCGCTAGATC AGAGGTAGCAGAAAAGGTGGAGAAGATGATGAGCTCCTTGAAAATGGACAAGTTCAGTTCGATACTACGCCAATTGTTGGAAAATTATCATCCAACGCCGGTGAGCACAGATACTCTGGAAACGCCGGAGGACTTCCTAACAAGAT TTCCTCGTTTCATGACCGCTAATAATCGTGCAACGTGTCATCCATCGAGAAGAGTGAAATGGTGCGTCGCGTCCAATTTGGAAGAGAATAAGTGTCGGTGGCTCAGGGAAGCTTCGATCGTGTATGGCGTGGAACCAGCAATTTCGTGTATCCAGGAATTGAGCAGAGCAGGTTGTTTAAAGACTCTCAAGACCGAGCGTGCGGATATATTCGTTGCAAAGCCGGAGGAGCTGTTTGACGCCAGAAA AATGGGTCTAAAAACGATCGTGCAGGTGGTACCCAAGAGGAACAATGACTTCGTTAGAATTGCGGCTATCGTCCAACAGGATTCATGGATCAAGAGTTTGAGAGACTTGAAAGGAGTCAAGGCGTGTTTCACGGGATATCGAGACGTTG GGTGGTACGCTTTTGTGGCTGCTCTGAAGAATATATCAGGTACAAAGTCTTATTGCTCGGACACAGAAGCAGTTGCTAACTTTTTTACAGAGAGTTCCGTTGTTGGTCTGAGTGACAGTGACGGCCAAATGCCATATAATTTACATGCCTTGAATATCCAAG CGAACGGAGTTGGGAAAGATTTGATTGCCTTTGACTGCATGATGTCTGATGTTGGAGACGTGGCTTTTGTTGATTTAAAGAACATCGAGGGGAAAATTG GCAATCCTGGCTATCAGACGAGGAATAACAAGTACCGAACCCTATGCCTTAATGAGGTCGATTCGGATGAAACATGTTTGCTTACGTGGGCTCCGTTAGGCATG GTGATAACACATGAAAATATAACAGACGTAAGACGAGAAGAAATCTACTCGATGCTTTTGGAAATGGACAAGCTTTTCGGAATTACTTTCAAGGGCCCAACGCCTGCGTTCTCCATGTATGGAATATATGATTCAAATCATAGTATTATATTTCCG GACGAAACTCAACATCTACAGTTAGAAGTTCACCAAATTCAACGTGTAGCGAGTTACCCTGTTATTATTGATGATCTTGTAAAACAAGTTAATTGCAACGGCGCGGCATATTTGAATTTCCATTATAGTTACATGAaggttatatatattttgatcGTTATGTTAagtaaattacaaattacttGA
- the LOC126870040 gene encoding transferrin isoform X2: protein MAKADFTVMEPEDLVAASAYNEYNILVTNELRMLPDEKQRYEMVVIVSKDVRNIWDVKGKRFCHPGLDTTDDWTNAFSTYFDEWVILRKCDPDKTLLENRMDGLSNFFEAACIAGAWTADTTYDSKLKSKYRNLCAACDNPVGCYTNDAYYGREGALFCLTDNAGDIAWVRLNDTLLHFKTERISKENYKYLCPDGTTRPVKLDKPCVWITKPWPMVVARSEVAEKVEKMMSSLKMDKFSSILRQLLENYHPTPVSTDTLETPEDFLTRFPRFMTANNRATCHPSRRVKWCVASNLEENKCRWLREASIVYGVEPAISCIQELSRAGCLKTLKTERADIFVAKPEELFDARKMGLKTIVQVVPKRNNDFVRIAAIVQQDSWIKSLRDLKGVKACFTGYRDVGWYAFVAALKNISGTKSYCSDTEAVANFFTESSVVGLSDSDGQMPYNLHALNIQANGVGKDLIAFDCMMSDVGDVAFVDLKNIEGKIGNPGYQTRNNKYRTLCLNEVDSDETCLLTWAPLGMVITHENITDVRREEIYSMLLEMDKLFGITFKGPTPAFSMYGIYDSNHSIIFPDETQHLQLEVHQIQRVASYPVIIDDLVKQVNCNGAAYLNFHYSYMKVIYILIVMLSKLQIT from the exons ATGGCCAAAGCCGACTTTACCGTAATGGAACCGGAAGATCTGGTCGCAGCATCCGCGTACAACGAATACAACATTCTAGTCACGAACGAGCTAAGAATGCTTCCAGATG AGAAGCAACGTTATGAGATGGTAGTCATAGTATCTAAGGATGTGAGGAATATTTGGGACGTTAAGGGTAAGAGATTCTGTCATCCTGGACTGGATACCACCGATGATTGGACCAATGCATTTTCTACG TACTTTGACGAATGGGTAATATTGAGAAAATGTGATCCGGATAAGACGTTGTTGGAGAATCGAATGGACGGTTTGTCGAATTTCTTCGAAGCAGCTTGTATTGCTGGCGCTTGGACCGCCGATACCACATATGATAGTAAATTAA AATCGAAGTATAGGAATCTTTGCGCCGCGTGCGATAATCCAGTCGGCTGTTATACGAATGATGCCTATTACGGTCGCGAAGGTGCTTTATTCTGCCTCACTGATAACGCAGGTGACATTGCCTGGGTTAGATTAAATGATACCCTGCTGCATTTTAAG ACGGAACGGATCAGTAAAGAAAATTACAAGTATCTTTGTCCGGATGGTACGACGAGGCCCGTGAAACTTGACAAACCATGCGTATGGATAACAAAACCATGGCCGATGGTCGTCGCTAGATC AGAGGTAGCAGAAAAGGTGGAGAAGATGATGAGCTCCTTGAAAATGGACAAGTTCAGTTCGATACTACGCCAATTGTTGGAAAATTATCATCCAACGCCGGTGAGCACAGATACTCTGGAAACGCCGGAGGACTTCCTAACAAGAT TTCCTCGTTTCATGACCGCTAATAATCGTGCAACGTGTCATCCATCGAGAAGAGTGAAATGGTGCGTCGCGTCCAATTTGGAAGAGAATAAGTGTCGGTGGCTCAGGGAAGCTTCGATCGTGTATGGCGTGGAACCAGCAATTTCGTGTATCCAGGAATTGAGCAGAGCAGGTTGTTTAAAGACTCTCAAGACCGAGCGTGCGGATATATTCGTTGCAAAGCCGGAGGAGCTGTTTGACGCCAGAAA AATGGGTCTAAAAACGATCGTGCAGGTGGTACCCAAGAGGAACAATGACTTCGTTAGAATTGCGGCTATCGTCCAACAGGATTCATGGATCAAGAGTTTGAGAGACTTGAAAGGAGTCAAGGCGTGTTTCACGGGATATCGAGACGTTG GGTGGTACGCTTTTGTGGCTGCTCTGAAGAATATATCAGGTACAAAGTCTTATTGCTCGGACACAGAAGCAGTTGCTAACTTTTTTACAGAGAGTTCCGTTGTTGGTCTGAGTGACAGTGACGGCCAAATGCCATATAATTTACATGCCTTGAATATCCAAG CGAACGGAGTTGGGAAAGATTTGATTGCCTTTGACTGCATGATGTCTGATGTTGGAGACGTGGCTTTTGTTGATTTAAAGAACATCGAGGGGAAAATTG GCAATCCTGGCTATCAGACGAGGAATAACAAGTACCGAACCCTATGCCTTAATGAGGTCGATTCGGATGAAACATGTTTGCTTACGTGGGCTCCGTTAGGCATG GTGATAACACATGAAAATATAACAGACGTAAGACGAGAAGAAATCTACTCGATGCTTTTGGAAATGGACAAGCTTTTCGGAATTACTTTCAAGGGCCCAACGCCTGCGTTCTCCATGTATGGAATATATGATTCAAATCATAGTATTATATTTCCG GACGAAACTCAACATCTACAGTTAGAAGTTCACCAAATTCAACGTGTAGCGAGTTACCCTGTTATTATTGATGATCTTGTAAAACAAGTTAATTGCAACGGCGCGGCATATTTGAATTTCCATTATAGTTACATGAaggttatatatattttgatcGTTATGTTAagtaaattacaaattacttGA
- the LOC126870040 gene encoding transferrin isoform X3 → MVVIVSKDVRNIWDVKGKRFCHPGLDTTDDWTNAFSTYFDEWVILRKCDPDKTLLENRMDGLSNFFEAACIAGAWTADTTYDSKLKSKYRNLCAACDNPVGCYTNDAYYGREGALFCLTDNAGDIAWVRLNDTLLHFKTERISKENYKYLCPDGTTRPVKLDKPCVWITKPWPMVVARSEVAEKVEKMMSSLKMDKFSSILRQLLENYHPTPVSTDTLETPEDFLTRFPRFMTANNRATCHPSRRVKWCVASNLEENKCRWLREASIVYGVEPAISCIQELSRAGCLKTLKTERADIFVAKPEELFDARKMGLKTIVQVVPKRNNDFVRIAAIVQQDSWIKSLRDLKGVKACFTGYRDVGWYAFVAALKNISGTKSYCSDTEAVANFFTESSVVGLSDSDGQMPYNLHALNIQANGVGKDLIAFDCMMSDVGDVAFVDLKNIEGKIGNPGYQTRNNKYRTLCLNEVDSDETCLLTWAPLGMVITHENITDVRREEIYSMLLEMDKLFGITFKGPTPAFSMYGIYDSNHSIIFPDETQHLQLEVHQIQRVASYPVIIDDLVKQVNCNGAAYLNFHYSYMKVIYILIVMLSKLQIT, encoded by the exons ATGGTAGTCATAGTATCTAAGGATGTGAGGAATATTTGGGACGTTAAGGGTAAGAGATTCTGTCATCCTGGACTGGATACCACCGATGATTGGACCAATGCATTTTCTACG TACTTTGACGAATGGGTAATATTGAGAAAATGTGATCCGGATAAGACGTTGTTGGAGAATCGAATGGACGGTTTGTCGAATTTCTTCGAAGCAGCTTGTATTGCTGGCGCTTGGACCGCCGATACCACATATGATAGTAAATTAA AATCGAAGTATAGGAATCTTTGCGCCGCGTGCGATAATCCAGTCGGCTGTTATACGAATGATGCCTATTACGGTCGCGAAGGTGCTTTATTCTGCCTCACTGATAACGCAGGTGACATTGCCTGGGTTAGATTAAATGATACCCTGCTGCATTTTAAG ACGGAACGGATCAGTAAAGAAAATTACAAGTATCTTTGTCCGGATGGTACGACGAGGCCCGTGAAACTTGACAAACCATGCGTATGGATAACAAAACCATGGCCGATGGTCGTCGCTAGATC AGAGGTAGCAGAAAAGGTGGAGAAGATGATGAGCTCCTTGAAAATGGACAAGTTCAGTTCGATACTACGCCAATTGTTGGAAAATTATCATCCAACGCCGGTGAGCACAGATACTCTGGAAACGCCGGAGGACTTCCTAACAAGAT TTCCTCGTTTCATGACCGCTAATAATCGTGCAACGTGTCATCCATCGAGAAGAGTGAAATGGTGCGTCGCGTCCAATTTGGAAGAGAATAAGTGTCGGTGGCTCAGGGAAGCTTCGATCGTGTATGGCGTGGAACCAGCAATTTCGTGTATCCAGGAATTGAGCAGAGCAGGTTGTTTAAAGACTCTCAAGACCGAGCGTGCGGATATATTCGTTGCAAAGCCGGAGGAGCTGTTTGACGCCAGAAA AATGGGTCTAAAAACGATCGTGCAGGTGGTACCCAAGAGGAACAATGACTTCGTTAGAATTGCGGCTATCGTCCAACAGGATTCATGGATCAAGAGTTTGAGAGACTTGAAAGGAGTCAAGGCGTGTTTCACGGGATATCGAGACGTTG GGTGGTACGCTTTTGTGGCTGCTCTGAAGAATATATCAGGTACAAAGTCTTATTGCTCGGACACAGAAGCAGTTGCTAACTTTTTTACAGAGAGTTCCGTTGTTGGTCTGAGTGACAGTGACGGCCAAATGCCATATAATTTACATGCCTTGAATATCCAAG CGAACGGAGTTGGGAAAGATTTGATTGCCTTTGACTGCATGATGTCTGATGTTGGAGACGTGGCTTTTGTTGATTTAAAGAACATCGAGGGGAAAATTG GCAATCCTGGCTATCAGACGAGGAATAACAAGTACCGAACCCTATGCCTTAATGAGGTCGATTCGGATGAAACATGTTTGCTTACGTGGGCTCCGTTAGGCATG GTGATAACACATGAAAATATAACAGACGTAAGACGAGAAGAAATCTACTCGATGCTTTTGGAAATGGACAAGCTTTTCGGAATTACTTTCAAGGGCCCAACGCCTGCGTTCTCCATGTATGGAATATATGATTCAAATCATAGTATTATATTTCCG GACGAAACTCAACATCTACAGTTAGAAGTTCACCAAATTCAACGTGTAGCGAGTTACCCTGTTATTATTGATGATCTTGTAAAACAAGTTAATTGCAACGGCGCGGCATATTTGAATTTCCATTATAGTTACATGAaggttatatatattttgatcGTTATGTTAagtaaattacaaattacttGA
- the LOC126870129 gene encoding isoaspartyl peptidase/L-asparaginase-like yields the protein MCDYCSWIDQILARIRSEAKPDKKKRRSYVDPVIVVHGGAGKVPRTKRKHILFEVKNAAIEAYSDLINGRSAVDAVEKGIVYMESKPFFNCAKGGSLDVNDEIVTDAAIMTIRDAGCVGAVRDIEHPISLARKVLEKTEHVLIVENGAQKFALDNGISILPPGSLNISESLMSNFESLTCCMNEEQEESEWRNDAKGEKKECDSDCFINRPQDGEAYPYCVLSTDLDWDDPITVQVSAVGVVAYDRKKRLASGTSTAGEPRKPVGSISSIGTVIGCGIYTDEHGCASVSGNDTSIYCYAPARRIVKKLSEDISINTAVNTVLQNFENETGESHIGAIALDAKGEPCVSFNCTHFPWAFCQKGYVYYGMAQNEKYWEKITILERPLDCMCISSDDED from the exons ATGTGCGATTATTGTTCTTGGATTGATCAAATTTTAGCGAGGATCAGATCTGAGGCAAAACCAGATAAAAAAAAACGTCGTAGCTATGTTGATCCAGTTATAGTAGTTCATGGAGGCGCGGGAAAAGTTCCACGAACGAAACGTAAACACATACTCTTTGag GTTAAAAATGCCGCCATTGAAGCGTATAGTGATCTTATCAATGGTCGATCAGCAGTGGATGCGGTAGAAAAAGGAATCGTTTATATGGAAAGTAAGCCGTTTTTTAATTGTGCGAAAGGTGGTTCTTTGGACGTTAACGATGAAATTGTCACGGATGCTGCTATAATGACGATACGCGACGCTGGATGTGTAGGCGCTGTTCGTGACATAGAACATCCTATTTCTttag CACGGAAGGTATTAGAGAAAACGGAACATGTTCTAATCGTCGAAAATGGAGCTCAAAAATTTGCCTTGGATAAcggaatttcaattttaccgCCAGGAAGTTTAAACATATCCGAATCATTAATGTCAAATTTTGAATCGTTAACATGTTGTATGAATGAAGAACAGGAAGAAAGTGAATGGAGAAATGATGCTAAGggtgaaaaaaaagaatgcgATTCGGATTGTTTTATAAATCGACCTCAAGACGGTGAAGCATATCCATATTGTGTTTTATCTACTGATTTAGACTGGGATGATCCGATAACTGTACAG GTTAGCGCGGTTGGAGTAGTAGCATACGATCGTAAGAAACGGCTTGCAAGCGGAACATCGACAGCTGGAGAACCTCGAAAGCCGGTTGGTTCCATCAGCTCAATCGGTACGGTAATTGGTTGCGGCATTTACACAGATGAACATGGCTGTGCCTCTGTATCTGGTAACGATACAAGCATCTATTGCTATGCACCAGCACGGAGAatagttaaaaaattatctgaAGATATATCGATTAACACCGCAGTAAACACAGTGCTACAGAACTTCGAAAATGAAACCGGGGAATCTCACATAGGTGCCATTGCGTTAGACGCAAAAGGCGAGCCTTGCGTTTCCTTCAATTGCACACATTTCCCATGGGCTTTCTGCCAGAAAGGTTACGTTTATTACGGGATGGCGCAAAACGAGAAGTATTGGGAAAAAATAACTATATTAGAGCGACCTTTAGATTGCATGTGTATAAGTTCCGACGATGAGGATTAG